In the Pseudorasbora parva isolate DD20220531a chromosome 23, ASM2467924v1, whole genome shotgun sequence genome, one interval contains:
- the pum3 gene encoding pumilio homolog 3 gives MEAKPRKKSFTPRDGKKTSFKSKGKPGGKPQGKRPFKPYNTDKAKSFKKTGGDGGPKKFNRKPTDGKFTKKRKYPGDKDKQEEGPEGKKPKWDEFKQKKKELKQNRQQNERKDSYQIVNRAKQVWEIVRRKDCDKQKRVKLMKELQDLVKGKIKTIAFAHDSTRVLQCFIQFGSDQQRQEVFDELKEHIVDLSKSKYARNIVKKFLMYGSKQQVGEVMLAFKGKVRQMLRHSEASSVVEYAYNDKAILSQRLMLTEELYGNTFQVFKSSICPTLEKVLEANPEKMEGIMDEMKQILTPMAQKEAVIKHSLVHKVFLDFFEHAPAKQRTEMIESIREAVVYMAHTHDGARVTMHCLWHGTPKDRKVIVKTMKSYIAKFAMGEYAHLALLAAFDCIDDTKLVKQIILSEMVSSLSDIISNKHGKKVLLYLLSPRDPAHLLPEIIQVLEKGDGNAHSKKDVAIRRKELLEAVSPPLLNYLCENAQSMVMDKASCVAVSDILGAAIGDLRPAMEAVAALAVGPLVPGGEDDQLHMAEHPAGHLVLKWLIEQDAKMKEAAREERFSRILLEKVGLENLKTWVSVNRGAIVLCCLLHSADESVAEEVKGMLKSILPELQKIQNSKGVEILLKKLA, from the exons ATGGAGGCTAAACCGAGAAAGAAGTCATTTACTCCCAGAGACGGAAAGAAAACATCGTTCAAGTCAAAAG GTAAACCTGGAGGAAAACCACAAGGCAAAAGGCCATTTAAACCTTACAACACAGACAAAGCAAAGAGTTTTAAAAAGACAGGGGGAGATGGAGGACCAAAGAAATTCAACAGAAAACCAACAGATGGAAAGTTCACAAAGAAGAGGAAATACCCTGGAGATAAAGACAAACAAGAGGAAG GTCCAGAAGGGAAAAAACCTAAATGGGATGAATTCAAGCAGAAAAAGAAAGAGTTGAAGCAGAATCGTCAACAGAATGAAAGAAAGGACAGTTACCAGATTGTAAACAGAGCCAAACAAGTGTGGGAAATTGTAAGACG GAAAGACTGTGACAAGCAAAAGAGGGTCAAACTGATGAAAGAACTACAGGATCTTGTAAAGGGAAAAATTAAAACG attgcATTTGCTCATGATTCCACACGAGTGCTTCAGTGTTTTATTCAGTTTGGCAGTGATCAGCAGAGGCAGGAGGTCTTTGATGAACTCAAAG AGCACATTGTGGATTTGAGTAAATCGAAATATGCCAGAAACATTGTGAAGAAGTTTTTAATGTATGG GAGTAAGCAGCAGGTGGGGGAAGTTATGTTGGCTTTTAAGGGGAAGGTCAGACAGATGCTCAGGCACTCCGAGGCGTCTTCAGTAGTTGAGTATGCTTACAACGATAAGGCCATCCTTTCCCAGAGACTCATGCTCACTGAGGAACTCTATGGAAACACATTCCAAGTCTTCAAG TCCTCAATTTGTCCTACATTAGAGAAGGTTTTGGAAGCAAATCCAGAGAAAATGGAGGGCATCATGGATGAAATGAAGCAGATCCTCACACCAATGGCACAGAA GGAGGCCGTCATTAAACATTCATTGGTCCACAAAGTTTTTCTGGACTTCTTTGAGCATGCTCCTGCCAAACAGAGAACG GAGATGATCGAGTCCATCAGAGAAGCGGTCGTGTACatggcacacacacacgatgGAGCCAGAGTGACCATGCACTGTTTATGGCACGGCACACCCAAG gaccgCAAAGTTATAGTAAAAACAATGAAATCATACATTGCAAAGTTTGCAATG ggTGAATATGCTCATCTTGCCTTATTGGCGGCATTTGATTGCATTGACGACACCAAGTTGGTTAAACAAATTATTCTCTCA GAAATGGTTAGTTCTTTATCTGACATAATCAGCAATAAACATGGTAAAAAAGTGCTGCTTTACCTGCTGAGCCCAAGAGACCCTGCACACCTCTTACCAGAGATCATTCAGGTGCTTGAGAAAGGTGACGGCAATGCACACAG TAAGAAGGATGTAGCGATCAGGAGGAAGGAGCTTCTGGAAGCCGTTTCCCCTCCTCTGCTGAACTACCTGTGTGAGAACGCTCAGTCTATGGTGATGGATAAAGCAAGCTGTGTGGCTGTGAGTGACATCCTGGGGGCCGCCATTGGAGATCTCAGACCTGCCATGGAGGCTGTGGCAGCTCTGGCAGTCGGGCCCCTAGTACCAGGTGGAGAAGATGACCAG CTGCATATGGCAGAACACCCCGCTGGTCACCTGGTGTTGAAATGGTTGATCGAGCAGGATGCTAAGATGAAGGAGGCAGCGAGAGAGG AGCGGTTTTCCAGGATTCTTCTGGAGAAGGTGGGGTTGGAGAACCTCAAGACGTGGGTTTCAGTCAACCGTGGTGCCATTGTTCTTTGTTG CCTTCTTCACAGTGCAGATGAAAGTGTTGCAGAAGAAGTGAAAGGTATGCTGAAATCTATCCTTCCTGAACTACAGAAGATCCAGAACTCTAAAGGAGTCGAGATTCTGCTGAAAAAACTGGCCTAA
- the kcnv2a gene encoding potassium voltage-gated channel subfamily V member 2 — protein MIKLKGRRQSLFPNYKLGVTAPAPKDPEDSELPFGQHSWVKPWNSMQELSKDIYDIYAEYEDDEEERLMSSPGKPSSPTKNYMLNINVGGKVYQISYRVAAKYPKTRIGRLATYTDHNRKLDLCDDYTVQNNEFFFDRDPDIFHSIFNFYRTGVLWIKDELCPRNFLEEINYWGVRIKNTHRCCRISFEERQDELNEQLKVQRELEAEVETEEHEDLFQDMAFGHTRFLIWNLMEKPFSSITAKVMAVASSFFVLVSLVAMTLNTVEEMQYKTTNGQLSGKTYCEYVETFCIAFFTMEYLLRLVSTPDLTQFGRSVLNAVDLIAIFPLYLQMVLEHFEKEDYGRHGSDIETVGRVGKVGQVLRIMRLMRIFRILKLARHSTGLRAFGFTLRQCYQQVGCLFLFIAMGIFTFSAMVYTVEHDVHQTNFTSIPHAWWWAAVSISTVGYGDMFPETPLGRIFAFACISFGIILNGMPISILFNKFSDYYAKLKAYEYTSSIKNRGKVRFVKRAAKKFTECF, from the exons ATGATCAAGCTTAAAGGTAGGAGGCAAAGCCTTTTCCCCAACTATAAACTTGGAGTCACAGCCCCTGCTCCCAAAGATCCAGAGGACTCTGAGCTTCCATTCGGCCAGCACAGCTGGGTGAAACCATGGAATTCGATGCAGGAATTAAGTAAGGATATTTATGACATCTACGCAGAGTATGAAGATGATGAAGAGGAGAGACTGATGTCCTCCCCCGGTAAACCGTCCTCTCCGACTAAGAACTACATGCTCAACATCAACGTAGGAGGCAAGGTCTACCAGATCTCTTACAGGGTAGCAGCAAAATATCCTAAAACAAGAATTGGCCGTCTTGCAACATATACGGACCACAACAGGAAACTTGACCTCTGTGATGATTACACTGTCCAGAATAATGAATTTTTCTTTGACAGGGATCCAGACATCTTCCACAGCATCTTTAACTTCTATAGGACTGGAGTTCTTTGGATTAAAGATGAATTGTGCCCACGCAATTTCTTGGAGGAGATCAACTACTGGGGCGTTCGCATCAAGAACACCCATCGCTGCTGCCGCATTTCATTCGAGGAACGACAAGATGAACTCAACGAACAGCTTAAGGTGCAAAGAGAACTTGAGGCTGAGGTGGAAACTGAGGAACATGAGGACCTGTTCCAAGATATGGCTTTTGGTCATACACGCTTCCTCATTTGGAACTTAATGGAGAAGCCCTTCTCATCGATCACAGCCAAGGTCATGGCAGTAGCATCCAGTTTCTTTGTGCTGGTATCACTTGTGGCTATGACCCTCAATACGGTAGAAGAAATGCAATATAAGACGACCAACGGCCAGCTGAGTGGGAAGACCTACTGTGAGTATGTTGAGACTTTCTGCATTGCATTTTTCACCATGGAATATCTGCTCCGGCTTGTCTCCACACCTGACCTCACACAATTTGGAAGGAGCGTGCTGAATGCTGTGGACCTGATTGCAATCTTTCCATTATATCTCCAGATGGTCCTAGAGCACTTCGAGAAAGAGGACTACGGGAGACATGGTAGTGATATTGAGACTGTAGGACGGGTTGGTAAAGTGGGGCAGGTTCTCCGCATCATGCGACTCATGAGAATATTTCGTATCCTAAAATTAGCGCGTCACTCTACTGGACTTCGAGCCTTCGGCTTCACGCTCCGGCAATGTTATCAACAAGTGGGCTGTCTTTTCCTCTTCATTGCGATGGGAATTTTCACCTTCTCTGCCATGGTTTACACCGTAGAGCATGATGTGCATCAAACAAACTTCACCAGTATTCCACATGCATGGTGGTGGGCAGCT GTGAGCATCTCCACTGTGGGCTATGGGGACATGTTTCCAGAGACTCCTCTGGGCAGGATTTTTGCATTTGCGTGCATCTCATTTGGAATTATTCTCAACGGCATGCCGATCTCCATCCTGTTTAATAAATTCTCAGACTACTATGCAAAGCTGAAAGCCTACGAATACACCTCCTCTATAAAGAATCGTGGGAAAGTGAGGTTTGTGAAAAGGGCTGCAAAGAAGTTTACAGAATGTTTTTAG